The nucleotide sequence TTGATGGTGTCGCGCGTCTCCTGGAGTTGCTGCTGCAACGCAATCTCCTGGGCCTCGGCCTTCTGGAGGTTGTCCTTGAGGACCCCCTTCAGTTTGTTGATGATCTGGAGGCGGGCCTGGGCGTCGGAGTAGTCATCGGCAGCCGTCGGCGCGGCGCTGGCGAGCAAAAGGCTGACTCCCACGCCTCCCGCCACGAGCAAGCGGAAGGCGGTCCCCCTCAGACCCATCGTGCCAGTGATAGCGCCGGAGTCTTACGGCCTTTCCTGCGACTATGTGACGGAGCCGCGACGCGCTGGTAACGCCGAGTTCGGCCGGAGTTCGGATCGGGCCAATCGCGAGATCAGCGCTGGCTATAATGCGTGACGCAACGCGGGAGTAGCTCAGTTGGTAGAGCGCAACGTTGCCAACGTTGAGGTCGCGAGTTCGAGACTCGTCTCCCGCTAATTGATCAGCTTGAGCTGGCTTGTTGGAGCGAGTGGCTTCACGACCAAACGGTGGCCCCAACGAGTTTGAAGTTACAAGGGCTGATTTCCTCGTCGCCAGGGTCGCTATGCGGCGTCCGACATGGCGGTGGGAGGCGGCGGTCCCCAAGGGCCTCTGGCCGTGGATTATCTTCGAGTTTCACGCGGCATGTAACCTTCTGCTCCTGAAGAGCCCCTTTCCAGTAGTGGAGGCGCCAACCGCGGACGAGCGCACTGACACGGTCGAGGCGCTCTATCGCACGCATGGGGATCGAATTTGGCGGGCGGTAGCTGTTTATGCCCAGGATCCTGATGTCGCGAGCGATGCGGTGGCGGAAGCATTCGCGCAGTTAATGGTTCGGGGCGAAGCTGTTCGGTCGCCGGCTGCCTGGGTGTGGCGGACCGCCTTTCGGATCGCTGCTGGGATGCTCCAGGAGCGCACACGATCGGTAGCCCTCGTGGGAACAGAATCCTACACGACACGTGATTCGGCCGGCGAATTGGTGGCGTCTCTGGCCAAGCTGCCGCCGAAGCAGCGTGCCGCCTTGATTCTCTTCTACTACGGCGACTACCCAATCGGTCAGATTGCCGAGATGTTGCGCTCAAACGCCCTGTCTGTTCGGGTCAACCTGAGCCGCGGACGGCGGCGGCTGCGGCGAATCCTGGAGGAAGAGCATGCCTGAGCTGAAGCAGCGGTTCGAGGAATTGGAGAGGCTGCCCGCGCCCGACCTCCAGCGGCGCATCCAGATCCGGATTCAGCGCCTTCAGCAGCCGGACAACCCCCTGTCCGTTGCGGAACAGGCATGGCGCCGCCGCGAGCGCCTATGGCCTTCGCAGGTGTTGGCCGCGGCGGCGGTAATCGTCTTTGCCCTCGTCCTGGGGGTTGCACTGCTGCATGCGCGCAGTCGGGCGCCGGTCCAAGTCCATCCAAGTCCTTCCGTCGCCCCCCAGCCCCTTCCGAGTCCTTCGATCACCGGCACCTATCCGCGCGGCTTTTATCCGGGTTCGCTGCACATGGTGTCGCCAAACGTCGGTTGGAACGGCGTTGCTTACGTTGAGACGAGCGATGCCGGACTTCATTGGAGGGTCATTTCATCGCCGCCGGCAATCTCGAATCAGATCAAAGGTGGGCTGGGTAACTTTGCGCTGGACACGACGCACGCTTGGATGACCGGGGCGACCAGCCACGGGCTCGTCGTGACCTCGACCGTCGACGGCGGTCATACCTGGAGCGCGAGCGCTCCGCTGCCGGCCCTCATCCAGATCAGGGGAGGAAATGCAGCGGTGCAATTGGACTTTATCGACGCGCAGCACGGCTGGCTGGTCGTAGATACCGCGGGTAGCGCTTCTCCAAATTCGCGGGCCATCTTTGCCACGAGTGACGGCGGCCGGCGCTGGAGCGAAATCGCCAGGGCCTCCGAATCCGATGGTTCCGTCCTTGGTCGGCTTGCCGCCGGCTGTACGCCGAGCGGAATAACGTTCATCAGCGCCGATTACGGGTGGTTGACCTACGACTGTACTCGCGCCAGCGGGGTTCTGTCCCCACACTCCGGTCCTGTCGCAGCGGTTACGCGCGACGGCGGTCGGAGCTGGGAGGCGGTCCCCCTCCCCTCATACCCGTCAGGGTCCGGGTACTTTTCGGCGAGTGCGCCGATCTTTACGCTGAACAACGGAATCCTTCCCGTGTTTTTCGGCGGTATCGGGCCGTCCTGGACTGGGATTTATAGAACCACCGACTCGGGCCGAACCTGGAGCTTGAGTCAGCTGCCGTTCTGGCCAGCCGCGCCCCCCGACTTCATCGACGCGCGCACGGGATGGGCCGTCAAGGAAACGGGGCCGATCCCGCCAAGCCCGGGTGCCGACTGCTACGTCGTCACGTGTGCTTTCGTTGCCGAGTTGTACGGCACGACAGACGGTGGCGCCACGTGGAAGCTTCTCAGCCGACTGGTCCCCGCGGCCGGTGCCGTGGCGTTCTTCGATGCCAAAGTTGGCTACTACGCCTGGTCCGAAAATCCGTTCCACGAGGGATCGCCAGGCGGCATTATGAAGACAACAGACGGCGGCCGCAGCTGGTCGGTCGTACGGCCGGTCCTGGAGGGTCAAGGGTGAAACGGATGGCACGCCTCGGCATTCTCATGATTGCGCCGCTTTGGTTGGCCGCCTGCGGCGGGACGGCCGCCCGTCCCACGGTTGCCGCGTCCCGGGCCGCCTCTGCCACCGCGGCCGCGAGCGGCCCTTATATCTATTGGGCGAACTGGGGCGCCGGACGTGGGACCACGATCGGCCGCGCCAATCTCGACGGTACGGCGGTGAACCCGAGTTTTATCACCGGCGCCAGCACCCCCTGCGATGTTGCGATTAACCAGTCGTATATCTACTGGGGAAACAATGGTACGAATTCGATTGGGCGCGCCAACCTCGATGGCACGGCGGTAAACCAAACGTTTATCAGCAGTACCGGCTCGCCGTGTCCTCTCACCATTGACCGCTCTCATATCTATTGGGGGAATTGGCAGGCTCCCGTCTCCATTGGCCGAGCCAATCTGGACGGCACTGGGGTGAATGAGAATTTCATCACCGGCATCACTGAACCCGCAGATGTCGTGGTAAACGAGACCTACATCTATTGGACCAGCCACGATTCCTTGTCGATCGGGCGCGCGAACCTCGATGGAAGGGGCGTCAACCAGACATTCATCAAGACGGAAGCAACTCCAGATGGGATGGCAATTGACGGCTCGCACATGTATTGGACTGGCATCGACCGGGGCACAATCGGGCGGGCCAATCTTGACGGGACCGGGTTGAACCAGACCTTCATCACCGGCGCGAATGGGCCGACTGGGATTAAAGTCGATACCGACCATATTTACTGGTCCCAGGCGGGTCCACCAAACGGACCCGCGGGGACCACCATCGGGCGAGCGAACATTGACGGCACCGGG is from Candidatus Dormiibacterota bacterium and encodes:
- a CDS encoding sigma-70 family RNA polymerase sigma factor, translating into MRRPTWRWEAAVPKGLWPWIIFEFHAACNLLLLKSPFPVVEAPTADERTDTVEALYRTHGDRIWRAVAVYAQDPDVASDAVAEAFAQLMVRGEAVRSPAAWVWRTAFRIAAGMLQERTRSVALVGTESYTTRDSAGELVASLAKLPPKQRAALILFYYGDYPIGQIAEMLRSNALSVRVNLSRGRRRLRRILEEEHA